Proteins from a single region of Desulfolutivibrio sulfoxidireducens:
- the hypB gene encoding hydrogenase nickel incorporation protein HypB — MQIPVVRNILEANARVSDVLKTLFAERGILALNLMSSPGAGKTTLLEHTLTDLKSEFSMAVIEGDLQTDNDAQRVAATGAQAVQINTEGGCHLTSAQVLAATKELTLDGVDILFIENVGNLVCPAEFDVGEDHKITLLSVTEGDDKPEKYPLMFNISSALLLNKIDLLPYVDFSLERAGTFARKLNAKIQVFPVSCRTGEGLAAWYDWLRAARAAKKG, encoded by the coding sequence ATGCAAATCCCCGTCGTCCGCAACATCCTCGAGGCCAACGCCCGCGTCTCCGATGTCCTCAAAACGCTCTTCGCGGAGAGGGGCATCCTGGCGCTCAACCTCATGAGTTCCCCCGGGGCCGGCAAGACCACCCTTTTGGAACATACCCTGACCGACCTCAAATCCGAGTTCTCCATGGCTGTCATCGAAGGCGACCTGCAGACCGACAACGACGCCCAGCGCGTGGCCGCAACAGGGGCCCAGGCCGTGCAGATCAACACCGAGGGCGGCTGCCACCTGACCAGCGCCCAGGTGCTGGCGGCCACAAAGGAGCTTACCCTCGACGGCGTGGACATCCTTTTTATTGAAAATGTGGGCAACCTGGTGTGCCCGGCGGAATTCGACGTGGGCGAGGACCACAAGATCACCCTGCTCTCGGTCACCGAGGGGGACGACAAGCCGGAAAAATATCCGCTCATGTTCAATATCTCCTCGGCGCTTCTGCTCAATAAAATCGATCTTCTGCCCTATGTGGACTTCAGCCTGGAACGGGCCGGGACCTTCGCCCGGAAACTCAACGCGAAAATCCAGGTCTTTCCCGTCTCCTGCCGCACCGGCGAGGGCCTTGCGGCCTGGTACGACTGGCTGCGCGCCGCCCGGGCGGCCAAGAAGGGATAA
- the hypA gene encoding hydrogenase maturation nickel metallochaperone HypA yields the protein MHELSLAQNLLAIIQEEMQKHGSPRLISVKVKHGRLSAVVPEALEMAFEALTMETSLAGARLETEEIPLVLACRACGKHFSPESTDYVFAPCPACGEEIGHTVVSGKELYIEYLELDEAKGT from the coding sequence ATGCATGAACTTTCCCTTGCGCAAAACCTCCTGGCCATCATCCAGGAGGAAATGCAAAAACACGGCTCCCCCCGCCTCATCTCGGTCAAGGTCAAACACGGCCGCCTGTCCGCCGTGGTGCCCGAGGCCCTGGAAATGGCCTTCGAGGCCCTGACCATGGAGACCTCCCTGGCCGGGGCCAGGCTCGAAACCGAGGAAATCCCCCTGGTCCTGGCCTGCCGGGCCTGCGGCAAACACTTCTCCCCCGAGTCGACGGACTACGTGTTCGCCCCCTGTCCGGCCTGCGGCGAGGAGATCGGCCACACCGTGGTGTCCGGCAAGGAACTCTACATCGAATATCTTGAACTCGACGAAGCCAAAGGAACGTAA
- a CDS encoding DUF554 domain-containing protein gives MIPVGSLTNAAAILAGGVVGLLLHGKFPERVRTIVFQALGLCVAVIGLQMALKMSEPLVVIFSLILGAVAGELVDIETRLEHLGDRVKALARSKNTLFTDGFVTASLIYCVGSMAILGSFDEGLRGDPTILLTKAMLDGFASVALASTYGAGVLFSCVPVFCYQYGLTLVAGAFQGFFTEALMAQITAVGGLLILGIGINLFGVVKIKISNLLPSLVAAVVLSLVFL, from the coding sequence ATGATCCCCGTCGGTTCCCTGACCAACGCCGCGGCCATCCTCGCCGGCGGCGTGGTGGGACTTCTGCTTCACGGCAAATTCCCCGAACGCGTCAGGACCATCGTCTTCCAGGCCCTGGGGCTGTGCGTGGCCGTCATCGGCCTGCAGATGGCCCTCAAGATGTCCGAGCCCCTTGTGGTCATCTTCAGCCTCATCCTAGGCGCTGTGGCCGGAGAGCTCGTGGACATCGAAACCCGCCTGGAACACCTGGGGGACCGGGTCAAGGCCCTGGCCCGCTCCAAAAATACCCTCTTCACCGACGGCTTCGTCACCGCCTCCCTCATCTACTGCGTGGGGTCCATGGCCATTCTCGGCTCCTTCGACGAGGGCCTGCGCGGCGACCCGACCATCCTCCTGACCAAGGCCATGCTCGACGGCTTCGCCTCCGTGGCCCTGGCCTCCACATACGGCGCGGGGGTTCTTTTCTCCTGCGTTCCGGTATTTTGCTACCAGTACGGGCTGACCCTCGTGGCCGGGGCCTTCCAGGGCTTTTTCACCGAGGCGCTCATGGCCCAGATCACGGCCGTGGGCGGGCTTTTGATCCTCGGCATCGGCATCAACCTTTTTGGCGTGGTCAAGATCAAGATTTCGAATCTGCTGCCTTCCCTGGTGGCCGCGGTGGTCTTAAGCCTCGTCTTCCTGTGA
- a CDS encoding ABC transporter ATP-binding protein, whose translation MLIIEDLHVTIGEREVLKGINLEIADNETFVLFGPNGSGKTTLLMTLMGFGNYEITGGRILFRGQDITHAPIHERAKLGMGMSFQRPPTIHGLKTRHLVAMCGQGREVPVEELARRVNMEDFLDRDINSGFSGGEIKRSELLQLMAQEPHLLLFDEPESGVDLENMKLIGTTVRELLIGVAAPRPDKSMKELKEIKARRRTSGLIITHTGYILEYINADRGQVLYDGHLCCEANPRDILDHISKYGYQECVRCLR comes from the coding sequence ATGCTCATCATAGAAGACCTGCACGTGACCATCGGCGAACGCGAGGTGCTCAAGGGCATCAATCTGGAGATCGCCGACAACGAGACCTTTGTTCTTTTCGGACCCAACGGCTCCGGAAAGACCACCCTGCTCATGACGCTCATGGGCTTCGGCAATTACGAGATCACCGGAGGCCGCATCCTGTTTCGGGGCCAGGACATCACCCACGCCCCCATCCACGAGCGGGCGAAGCTCGGCATGGGCATGTCCTTCCAGCGCCCGCCGACCATCCACGGCCTGAAGACCCGCCATCTGGTGGCCATGTGCGGCCAGGGTCGCGAGGTGCCCGTGGAGGAACTGGCCCGCCGGGTGAACATGGAGGACTTTCTTGACCGGGACATCAACTCCGGATTCTCCGGCGGCGAGATCAAGCGCTCGGAGTTGCTGCAGCTTATGGCCCAGGAGCCCCATCTGCTGCTTTTCGACGAGCCGGAATCGGGCGTTGACCTGGAGAACATGAAGCTTATCGGCACGACCGTGCGCGAACTGCTCATCGGTGTGGCCGCGCCCCGTCCGGACAAGAGCATGAAGGAGCTCAAGGAGATCAAGGCCAGACGCCGTACCTCCGGGCTCATCATCACCCACACCGGCTACATTCTGGAATATATCAACGCCGATCGGGGCCAGGTGCTTTATGACGGGCATCTGTGCTGCGAGGCCAATCCCCGGGACATTCTGGACCACATCAGCAAGTACGGATACCAGGAATGCGTCCGTTGCCTGCGATAA
- a CDS encoding SufB/SufD family protein, whose product MKDIDLGAFTFSGKITGEIPDLRSLDAADKTEMLMSGVDVSGKGRSGTYLQIDHGKVHCRASQPGVEILDIKEALAKYDGLPGYFWTQVDPDKDEYTRAAADNLHGGYFIRTEKGARIADPVQSCLFLKSDMVGQNVHNVVIVEEDSELHIITGCSVAHGSKGAAHLGISEFFVKKNAKLTFTMIHNWAETTVVRPRTGGIVEEGGVFLNNYVLLKPVHDLQSYPTITLNGRGAVARFNSVIVAPKGSLVDSGSKILLNAPDTRGEIISRTIASGGTIIARGYIGGHSVPARGHLECKGLILGGGIIHAIPELLGSRDGVELSHEAAVGKIAQEEIEYLMARGMDEEEATSTIVRGFLNVDIMGLPDELKEVIDRTIQETEKDMF is encoded by the coding sequence ATGAAAGACATAGACCTTGGCGCCTTTACCTTCAGCGGCAAGATAACCGGGGAAATCCCCGACCTGCGATCCCTCGACGCCGCCGACAAGACCGAGATGCTCATGTCCGGCGTGGACGTCAGCGGCAAGGGTCGAAGCGGCACCTATCTGCAGATCGACCACGGCAAGGTGCACTGCCGGGCCTCCCAGCCCGGGGTCGAGATCCTGGACATCAAGGAGGCCCTGGCCAAGTACGACGGCCTGCCGGGCTATTTCTGGACCCAGGTGGACCCGGACAAGGACGAGTACACCCGCGCGGCCGCCGACAACCTGCACGGCGGCTATTTCATCCGCACGGAAAAAGGGGCCAGGATCGCCGATCCGGTCCAGTCCTGTCTGTTTCTCAAAAGCGACATGGTCGGCCAGAACGTGCACAACGTGGTCATTGTGGAGGAGGACTCGGAACTGCACATCATCACCGGCTGTTCCGTGGCCCACGGCTCCAAGGGCGCGGCGCACCTGGGCATCTCCGAATTTTTCGTCAAAAAAAACGCCAAGCTGACCTTCACCATGATCCACAACTGGGCCGAGACCACGGTGGTCAGGCCGCGCACCGGGGGCATTGTGGAGGAGGGCGGCGTCTTCCTCAACAACTACGTTCTCTTGAAACCCGTCCACGACCTGCAAAGCTACCCCACCATCACCCTCAACGGTCGCGGCGCGGTGGCCCGTTTCAACTCGGTCATTGTGGCTCCCAAGGGCTCGCTGGTGGATTCCGGCAGCAAGATTCTGCTCAACGCCCCCGACACCCGGGGCGAGATCATCTCCCGGACCATCGCCTCCGGCGGGACCATCATCGCCCGGGGCTACATCGGCGGGCACAGCGTCCCGGCCCGGGGACACCTGGAGTGCAAGGGCCTTATTCTTGGCGGCGGGATCATCCACGCCATTCCCGAGCTTTTGGGGTCGCGCGACGGGGTGGAGCTGTCCCACGAGGCCGCCGTGGGCAAGATCGCCCAGGAAGAGATCGAATACCTCATGGCCCGGGGCATGGATGAGGAGGAGGCCACCTCCACCATCGTGCGCGGTTTTCTCAATGTGGACATCATGGGCCTGCCAGACGAGCTCAAGGAGGTCATCGACCGGACCATCCAGGAGACGGAAAAGGATATGTTCTAG
- a CDS encoding J domain-containing protein, which produces MRIEEGYRILGLSPQAEMEEIKSAYRKLAFALHPDLNPGDPASKRRFQKLNEAYLLVKHARQEKEEAPPGPPGAASQGQRFDPGPGPGAAPPGYGQQRGREAYRKAAKTAGPQAGFYFRREEVLQDLLKDPFARQVFQDIYRQVRSAGRGAPQAGKRELAFHWGESRISLDLTKGLWGNIKSWLLRQLDDEQTVHVPVTSLMPGTRIRVGIRHGIFNPTPVTIEVTLPGDYAPGRPVRLRGMGRRFGPWRGDLYLRLAAT; this is translated from the coding sequence ATGAGGATTGAGGAAGGCTACCGCATCCTGGGCCTAAGCCCTCAGGCGGAGATGGAGGAGATCAAATCCGCCTACCGCAAGCTGGCCTTCGCCCTGCACCCCGACCTGAATCCCGGCGATCCCGCATCGAAACGCAGATTCCAAAAGCTCAACGAGGCCTATCTCCTGGTCAAGCATGCCCGCCAGGAAAAGGAAGAAGCGCCGCCGGGGCCGCCGGGCGCGGCCAGCCAGGGGCAGCGCTTCGACCCAGGGCCCGGTCCAGGCGCCGCCCCCCCGGGGTACGGCCAGCAGCGAGGCCGGGAGGCCTATCGCAAGGCGGCCAAGACCGCCGGTCCCCAGGCGGGTTTTTATTTCCGGCGCGAGGAGGTCCTGCAGGACCTGCTCAAGGATCCCTTCGCCCGCCAGGTCTTCCAGGACATCTATCGCCAGGTCCGAAGCGCCGGCCGTGGCGCTCCCCAGGCCGGGAAGCGGGAACTCGCCTTTCACTGGGGGGAAAGCCGCATATCCCTGGATCTCACCAAGGGGCTTTGGGGCAACATCAAATCCTGGCTGTTGCGCCAGCTCGACGACGAGCAGACCGTCCACGTCCCGGTCACCAGCCTGATGCCCGGCACGCGCATCCGGGTGGGCATCCGCCACGGCATTTTCAACCCCACGCCCGTCACCATTGAGGTGACCCTGCCCGGCGACTACGCCCCGGGGAGACCGGTGCGGCTTCGGGGCATGGGTCGGCGTTTCGGCCCGTGGCGGGGAGATTTGTACCTGCGGCTGGCCGCGACGTAA
- a CDS encoding YkgJ family cysteine cluster protein, which produces MSDDLAFSCRRCGHCCQGEGGIMLAPEDIERLCLHLGLSREDFLAEAAMAAGGKIRLKSRPDGYCVYFVAGHGCGVHEARPDICRAWPFFRGNLIDAISWEMAQDFCPGINGSVPHAEFVRQGLDYLRARGICRTSGPLVPGREGQDKVRDANTPEALVMERTGEPPATPMLHGTSRHED; this is translated from the coding sequence ATGTCCGATGATTTGGCCTTTTCCTGCCGCCGTTGCGGCCACTGCTGCCAGGGCGAGGGCGGCATCATGCTTGCGCCCGAGGACATCGAGCGGCTGTGCCTGCATCTTGGCCTCTCACGGGAAGATTTCCTGGCCGAGGCCGCCATGGCCGCCGGAGGCAAGATACGCCTGAAGAGCCGCCCCGACGGGTACTGCGTCTATTTCGTTGCGGGACACGGATGCGGCGTGCATGAGGCCCGGCCGGACATCTGTCGGGCCTGGCCCTTTTTCCGGGGAAATCTCATCGACGCCATAAGCTGGGAGATGGCCCAGGACTTCTGCCCGGGCATCAACGGGAGCGTGCCCCACGCGGAATTCGTGCGCCAGGGGCTTGACTACCTGCGCGCCCGCGGCATCTGCCGAACCTCCGGGCCGTTGGTCCCGGGCCGGGAGGGCCAGGACAAGGTCCGCGATGCGAACACCCCGGAGGCCCTTGTCATGGAGAGGACCGGCGAGCCCCCCGCCACCCCCATGCTTCACGGAACCTCCCGCCATGAGGATTGA
- a CDS encoding CoA-binding protein has translation MLDDDRALRELLRTCRTVAVVGAKDRPGAPVDGVGRYLLDVGFTVYPVHPARKTVWGLTAYPSLADVPGPIDIVDLFRAPQHCPDHAREAVALVPPPRIFWMQSGISSPEAASILAGMPVHVVSDRCLMVEHRRLLA, from the coding sequence ATGCTTGACGACGACAGAGCCCTGCGCGAGCTTCTTCGCACCTGCCGCACCGTGGCCGTGGTCGGGGCCAAAGACCGGCCCGGAGCCCCGGTGGACGGCGTGGGCCGATATCTGCTGGATGTCGGATTCACGGTCTATCCCGTTCATCCGGCGCGCAAGACCGTCTGGGGCCTTACGGCCTACCCCAGTTTGGCCGACGTGCCCGGCCCCATCGACATCGTGGATCTCTTCCGGGCGCCACAGCACTGTCCGGACCATGCCCGGGAGGCCGTCGCCCTTGTTCCCCCGCCCCGGATATTCTGGATGCAATCCGGTATTTCAAGTCCCGAGGCCGCATCCATTCTTGCTGGTATGCCTGTTCACGTGGTTTCGGATCGATGTCTGATGGTTGAACACCGAAGACTTCTGGCGTAA
- the mqnC gene encoding cyclic dehypoxanthinyl futalosine synthase — protein MPQSIPERLCEDAAARLWEEADVFTLGRMADALRFRLHPVPVVTYIVDRNINYTNICACGCRFCAFFRAPGQPGGYVLTREELADKMRETVELGGYQILLQGGMNPDLDLPFYTGMLAFLKENFPGVAIHGFSPPEIVFLAKKEKNSIAAIIAELKAAGLDSIPGGGAEILVDAIRCVVSPNKCPAAQWLEVMEIAHGMGLRTTATMMFGMGETIAQRIEHLEKIRSLQDKTGGFTAFIPWTYQPANTNLPAPELSSWEYLRFLALSRLYLDNVPNIQASWVTQGPKIGQLALFFGANDFGSTMIEENVVAAAGVSFRLPEKELRRLVQGAGFTPVRRNMDYSPREMDG, from the coding sequence ATGCCCCAGTCCATTCCCGAGCGCCTTTGCGAGGACGCGGCCGCGCGCCTGTGGGAGGAGGCCGACGTCTTCACCCTGGGCCGCATGGCCGATGCACTGCGCTTTCGCCTGCATCCCGTGCCTGTGGTCACCTATATCGTGGACCGCAACATCAATTATACCAATATCTGTGCCTGCGGCTGCCGGTTCTGCGCCTTTTTCCGGGCCCCGGGCCAGCCCGGGGGGTACGTGCTCACCCGGGAGGAGCTGGCGGACAAGATGCGGGAGACCGTGGAGCTTGGCGGCTACCAGATCCTCTTGCAGGGCGGCATGAATCCGGACCTGGACCTGCCCTTTTATACCGGCATGCTGGCCTTTCTCAAAGAGAACTTCCCCGGGGTGGCCATCCACGGCTTTTCCCCGCCGGAGATCGTCTTTCTGGCCAAAAAGGAAAAGAATTCCATAGCCGCTATCATTGCCGAACTCAAGGCCGCCGGCCTGGATTCCATCCCCGGCGGCGGGGCCGAGATCCTGGTGGATGCCATCCGTTGCGTGGTCTCGCCCAACAAGTGTCCGGCCGCACAGTGGCTGGAGGTCATGGAAATCGCCCATGGCATGGGGCTTCGGACCACGGCCACCATGATGTTCGGCATGGGCGAGACCATTGCCCAACGCATCGAGCACCTGGAAAAAATCCGTTCCCTCCAGGACAAGACCGGCGGGTTCACGGCCTTTATTCCCTGGACCTACCAGCCCGCCAACACCAATCTGCCGGCCCCGGAACTCTCCTCCTGGGAATATCTGCGATTTTTGGCCCTAAGCCGTCTCTACCTGGACAATGTCCCGAACATCCAGGCCTCCTGGGTCACCCAGGGACCAAAGATCGGCCAACTGGCCCTTTTTTTCGGGGCCAACGACTTCGGTTCGACCATGATCGAGGAGAACGTGGTGGCCGCGGCCGGGGTGAGCTTCCGGCTGCCCGAGAAGGAACTGCGCCGTCTGGTTCAGGGTGCGGGATTTACCCCCGTGCGGCGCAATATGGACTATAGCCCAAGGGAGATGGACGGATAG
- a CDS encoding DMT family transporter, whose protein sequence is MPQHPNAPLPALAALTLATILWAGSFIAMKLAMGAFSPLLVVFGRMALAALVFLPIMPRLGGLADLRRDIRPILFMALCEPCLYFIFEANALRFTQVSQAGMVTSLLPLLVAATAAIVLKERLSRRTLFGLFLAVAGVLVLSATGSQSEAAPSPALGNFLEFLAMCCAVGYIVTLKKLSTRHKPLFLTAMQSFAGAIFFLPALFLSPLPEHFPLIPSLAVIFLGLGVTFVAYGLYNYGVSQIPAAKASVFINLIPVFTLLFSWLVLDEHLKPVQYAAAIVVLAGVFLTTSIGERAPPPPRTPSPPGGNHSPRTP, encoded by the coding sequence ATGCCGCAGCACCCAAACGCCCCACTTCCCGCCCTGGCCGCCCTGACCCTGGCCACCATCCTGTGGGCCGGATCGTTCATCGCCATGAAACTGGCCATGGGAGCGTTTTCGCCTCTGCTGGTGGTCTTCGGGCGCATGGCCCTGGCCGCGCTGGTCTTTCTTCCCATCATGCCGCGCCTGGGAGGGCTGGCCGACCTGCGCCGGGACATCCGGCCCATCCTGTTCATGGCCCTGTGCGAGCCGTGCCTGTATTTCATCTTCGAGGCCAACGCCCTGCGCTTCACCCAGGTCTCCCAGGCCGGGATGGTCACCTCGCTGCTGCCGCTCCTGGTGGCGGCCACGGCCGCCATCGTGCTCAAGGAGCGCCTGAGCCGCCGTACCCTTTTCGGACTCTTCCTGGCCGTGGCCGGCGTCCTGGTCTTAAGCGCCACAGGCTCCCAATCCGAGGCCGCTCCCTCGCCGGCCCTGGGCAATTTCCTGGAATTTCTGGCCATGTGCTGCGCCGTGGGCTACATCGTGACGCTCAAAAAACTCTCCACGCGCCACAAGCCGCTTTTTCTCACGGCCATGCAGTCCTTTGCCGGGGCGATCTTCTTTCTCCCAGCCCTGTTTCTCTCGCCCCTGCCCGAACACTTTCCCCTCATCCCCTCCCTGGCCGTCATCTTCCTGGGCCTGGGCGTCACCTTCGTGGCCTACGGCCTCTACAACTACGGGGTCAGCCAGATCCCGGCCGCCAAGGCATCGGTCTTCATCAACCTGATCCCCGTGTTCACCCTGCTTTTTTCCTGGCTCGTCCTGGACGAACACCTCAAACCCGTCCAGTACGCCGCAGCCATCGTGGTGCTGGCCGGGGTCTTCCTGACCACGTCCATCGGGGAGAGGGCTCCGCCCCCTCCCCGAACCCCTTCCCCGCCCGGGGGGAATCATTCCCCCCGGACCCCCTGA
- a CDS encoding M24 family metallopeptidase: MFEALERMPMEELARRHAACRSHLARVAPEAGGLAVFSRLAIYYLTGTWGNGVFWLPVEGEPVYLCRKGIERARLESPLAAMFPFKSYSELPALLREAGSPLSEVAAAEMSGLTWALSDLLLSRVTGVRFVPGDLALARTMAVKSDWELAKMRLCGARHDKGLREVLPALLRPGMTERETAHKAWEVFFSLGHMGHMRMGAHGEEIFLGHVAAGDSGNYPSVFNGPVGLRGEHPAMTLMGSAGKVWMPGEPLTMDIGFVLEGYHTDKTQVYWAGPESGVPDEARRAHDFCIEVQTRVAEGLRPGAIPSELYAMAMDMARASGLAEGFMGLGGNKVNFLGHGIGLAIDGWPVVARGFDEPLEVGMTLALEPKHGIPGLGMVGVENTFEVTAAGGACLTGSRYDMLGVE; encoded by the coding sequence ATGTTTGAGGCCTTGGAACGGATGCCCATGGAGGAACTGGCCCGGCGGCATGCGGCCTGCCGGAGCCATCTGGCCCGGGTCGCGCCCGAGGCCGGCGGTCTGGCGGTCTTTTCGCGCCTGGCGATCTATTATCTGACCGGGACCTGGGGCAACGGGGTCTTCTGGCTGCCCGTCGAAGGCGAGCCGGTGTATCTGTGCCGCAAGGGCATCGAGAGGGCCAGGCTTGAGTCCCCGCTTGCGGCCATGTTCCCCTTCAAGTCCTATTCGGAATTGCCCGCGCTTTTGCGGGAGGCGGGAAGTCCGCTGTCCGAAGTGGCGGCGGCCGAGATGTCCGGACTGACCTGGGCGCTTTCGGACCTGCTTCTTTCCCGGGTCACGGGCGTGCGCTTCGTGCCCGGGGATCTGGCCCTGGCCAGGACCATGGCCGTCAAATCGGACTGGGAGCTGGCCAAGATGCGCCTTTGCGGGGCGCGCCACGACAAGGGCCTGCGCGAGGTTCTGCCCGCGCTTCTGCGTCCCGGCATGACCGAGCGCGAGACCGCCCACAAGGCCTGGGAGGTCTTTTTCTCCCTGGGGCACATGGGGCACATGCGCATGGGCGCCCACGGCGAGGAGATTTTTCTGGGGCACGTGGCCGCCGGGGACTCGGGGAACTATCCGAGCGTGTTCAACGGGCCCGTGGGGCTTCGCGGCGAACACCCGGCCATGACGCTCATGGGCAGCGCCGGCAAGGTCTGGATGCCCGGGGAACCCCTGACCATGGACATCGGCTTTGTCCTTGAGGGCTATCACACGGACAAGACCCAGGTGTATTGGGCCGGCCCGGAGTCTGGCGTCCCGGACGAGGCGCGCCGGGCCCACGACTTCTGCATCGAGGTCCAGACCCGGGTGGCCGAGGGCCTGCGGCCCGGGGCCATTCCCTCCGAACTCTACGCCATGGCCATGGACATGGCCCGGGCCTCGGGCCTGGCCGAGGGGTTCATGGGCCTTGGCGGCAACAAAGTGAACTTTCTGGGCCATGGCATCGGTCTGGCCATCGACGGCTGGCCCGTGGTGGCCAGGGGTTTCGACGAGCCCCTTGAGGTGGGCATGACCTTGGCCCTTGAGCCCAAGCACGGCATCCCTGGGCTGGGCATGGTCGGGGTGGAGAACACCTTCGAGGTCACGGCGGCCGGGGGCGCGTGCCTGACCGGGTCGCGCTACGACATGCTCGGCGTCGAGTGA
- a CDS encoding HIT family protein: MRYILGPKADDCVFCIPTDRGQDRERLILARGSHTFVIMNKYPYNSGHLMVTPYRHTSCLTELSSEEMVEVADGLAFCTAVMKKAFRPQGINIGLNIGEAAGSGIAAHLHFQMVPRWNGDSSFMAVFGETRVVPELLLSTYDRILPLFAGYPVRGQAGCDDA; the protein is encoded by the coding sequence ATGCGGTACATCCTTGGCCCCAAGGCCGATGACTGCGTTTTTTGCATTCCCACGGACCGGGGACAGGACCGGGAACGTCTTATTCTGGCCCGGGGGTCGCACACCTTCGTGATCATGAACAAGTATCCCTACAACAGCGGCCACCTCATGGTCACGCCGTACCGCCATACCAGTTGCCTGACCGAGCTTTCCTCCGAGGAAATGGTGGAGGTGGCCGACGGCCTGGCCTTTTGCACGGCGGTCATGAAAAAGGCCTTCCGGCCCCAGGGCATAAACATCGGCCTGAACATCGGCGAGGCCGCCGGATCGGGCATCGCGGCGCATCTGCATTTCCAGATGGTGCCGCGCTGGAACGGGGATTCCTCGTTCATGGCCGTTTTCGGGGAGACCCGGGTGGTGCCGGAACTGCTTTTGTCCACCTATGACCGGATACTGCCCCTTTTTGCGGGCTATCCCGTCCGTGGCCAGGCAGGGTGCGACGACGCGTAA
- a CDS encoding LapA family protein: protein MRVVKVIVLIVFFFFCMIFFVQNTAMLSTPLILKMDVFSVSYASPEVPFYVVLLLAFVVGGLFSLAYFILERMRLGAKVKEQAGRIAALEKELAASKSYSGLSTGYASPSFSSPVETASQVPGTYAAAGEESAETPAAEQEKAEDK from the coding sequence ATGCGCGTTGTAAAGGTCATCGTTTTGATTGTCTTTTTCTTTTTCTGCATGATCTTTTTCGTGCAGAACACGGCCATGCTGTCCACCCCCCTGATCCTGAAAATGGACGTCTTCTCCGTTTCCTACGCCTCGCCCGAGGTGCCTTTCTACGTGGTGTTGCTTCTGGCCTTCGTGGTGGGCGGGCTTTTCAGCCTGGCCTATTTCATTCTCGAACGCATGCGCCTGGGGGCCAAGGTCAAGGAGCAGGCCGGCCGCATCGCCGCCCTGGAAAAGGAACTGGCCGCCTCCAAAAGCTATTCCGGCCTGTCCACAGGATATGCCTCGCCCTCCTTTTCGTCCCCGGTTGAGACCGCGTCCCAGGTCCCGGGGACGTATGCCGCCGCCGGGGAGGAGTCCGCCGAGACGCCGGCCGCCGAGCAGGAAAAGGCGGAGGACAAGTAG